One part of the Caproiciproducens sp. CPB-2 genome encodes these proteins:
- the rimP gene encoding ribosome maturation factor RimP, with protein sequence MAYKKKNGNTVEAVWKLAAPIAAGLGLSVWDVRFLKEGADWFLRIFIDKEGGVGIEDCEKMSRAINGPLDELDPIDRSYCLEVSSPGIDRELVREEHFQAFLGSAVRVKLIRPLEDGRRELTAVLEDYRENTMVLQTEEGVTISLAARDASSVRLVDDDIVGGIEE encoded by the coding sequence TTGGCTTATAAGAAAAAGAACGGAAATACCGTCGAAGCGGTATGGAAGCTTGCCGCGCCGATCGCGGCCGGGCTGGGGCTTTCCGTCTGGGACGTCCGCTTCCTGAAAGAGGGAGCCGACTGGTTTCTGAGGATTTTTATTGACAAAGAGGGCGGCGTGGGCATTGAGGACTGTGAAAAAATGAGCCGCGCGATCAACGGCCCGCTCGACGAACTCGACCCGATCGACCGGTCGTACTGTCTGGAGGTTTCCTCCCCGGGAATCGACCGGGAGCTTGTGCGCGAGGAGCATTTTCAGGCGTTCCTGGGTTCCGCGGTGCGTGTGAAGCTGATCCGTCCCCTGGAGGACGGGCGGCGCGAGCTGACCGCCGTGCTGGAAGATTATCGGGAGAATACCATGGTCCTTCAAACGGAGGAAGGAGTAACGATTTCGCTGGCCGCCAGGGATGCCTCGTCGGTGCGGCTGGTGGATGATGATATTGTTGGAGGTATTGAGGAATGA
- the nusA gene encoding transcription termination factor NusA: MNSEVFEALALLEKERGIPVDFMLDRIKKAIVTACKNSYGNEDCVINMDPAKGTFEVYLRKTVVEDISDQGKEILLEDARKIDPKTDIGEVVGVQLNTKEFGRIAAQTARNIIRQGIRDGERGQMMQEFQSKHQELVSALVERVDPRTGAATLMIGKAEAILPKSEQVGDEKLTEGDHIKVYVVDVKETEKGPRAMISRVHPDLVKRLFETEVPEIYDGTVEIKAVSREAGSRTKIAVLSHNPDVDAVGACIGSRGARVSNIVNELGGEKIDIVEYSEDPAQFIASALSPADVLSVTPAQDGSHACRVTVPDSQLSLAIGNKGQNARLAAKLTGWKIDIKPESGFFGEEEQK, translated from the coding sequence ATGAACAGCGAAGTTTTCGAGGCCCTTGCTCTGTTGGAAAAAGAAAGGGGCATTCCGGTCGACTTTATGCTCGACAGGATCAAAAAGGCGATTGTCACAGCCTGCAAAAACAGCTACGGCAACGAGGACTGTGTGATAAACATGGATCCGGCGAAAGGGACGTTCGAAGTTTATCTGCGCAAGACCGTCGTTGAGGACATAAGCGACCAGGGAAAAGAAATTCTGTTGGAGGACGCGCGCAAAATCGACCCGAAAACGGACATCGGCGAAGTGGTCGGCGTTCAGCTGAACACCAAGGAATTCGGGCGCATCGCGGCGCAGACCGCCCGCAACATCATCCGGCAGGGCATCCGCGACGGCGAGCGCGGCCAGATGATGCAGGAGTTCCAGAGCAAGCATCAGGAGCTGGTCAGCGCTTTGGTGGAGCGGGTCGACCCCCGCACGGGCGCGGCGACGCTGATGATCGGCAAGGCCGAAGCCATTCTGCCCAAGAGCGAACAGGTCGGCGACGAAAAGCTGACGGAGGGCGACCACATCAAGGTGTACGTGGTCGACGTCAAGGAAACCGAGAAGGGCCCGCGCGCTATGATCAGCCGCGTCCACCCCGATCTGGTCAAGAGATTGTTTGAAACCGAGGTGCCGGAGATCTACGACGGCACGGTGGAGATAAAGGCGGTTTCCCGCGAAGCGGGGTCCCGCACAAAAATCGCGGTCCTGAGCCATAATCCGGACGTCGACGCCGTCGGCGCCTGCATCGGCTCCCGCGGCGCGCGCGTTTCCAATATCGTAAACGAGCTGGGCGGCGAAAAGATCGACATTGTGGAGTACAGCGAGGATCCGGCGCAGTTTATCGCCTCCGCGCTGTCGCCCGCGGACGTCCTTTCCGTCACCCCGGCGCAGGACGGCTCCCACGCCTGCCGCGTGACCGTGCCGGACAGCCAGCTCTCCCTCGCGATCGGCAACAAGGGGCAGAACGCCCGCCTTGCCGCCAAGCTGACCGGCTGGAAGATAGATATCAAGCCGGAAAGCGGCTTCTTTGGCGAGGAAGAGCAGAAGTAA
- a CDS encoding 4Fe-4S dicluster domain-containing protein, producing MILQRGVKLEQQKSASLRHKIKDLPVPEGIEEPRPLPPRKGKLDAGGIIAAAEAAGIVDEFDGAALDKKLRRLRRLKPDMLVACCFDEDPCTTSAMAVLRENTHAIIAGLVLAARACGAAENKIAVAASREARAIRKINPQADLIVAGERYPARVLLKRKLYASGKNAAYVGAQALLALTAAVDENEPQSFTVATVAGDGVEHWRNLRVRIGTPLKFLLDACEASEKTKVVITGSSVTGKAVTDLSEPVTAATRCVIALRKPPRNKTYPCIGCEKCERACPRGIVPWKVLREIQSASPDPVRMLNVQKCIGCSACAVACPSGIDLRAAVSKAAAYKKSGDFD from the coding sequence GTGATACTGCAGCGCGGCGTAAAGCTGGAGCAGCAAAAATCAGCTTCGCTGAGACATAAAATAAAGGATCTTCCCGTTCCGGAGGGCATTGAGGAGCCGAGGCCGCTTCCGCCGCGGAAGGGGAAGCTTGACGCCGGCGGGATTATCGCCGCCGCCGAGGCCGCCGGGATCGTCGACGAGTTCGACGGTGCGGCGCTGGACAAGAAGCTGAGGCGGCTGCGCCGGTTGAAGCCGGATATGCTTGTGGCCTGCTGCTTTGACGAGGATCCCTGCACGACGAGCGCCATGGCGGTGCTGCGGGAAAATACGCACGCGATCATCGCCGGGCTGGTGCTTGCCGCGCGGGCGTGCGGTGCGGCGGAGAATAAAATCGCCGTGGCGGCTTCCCGGGAGGCGCGCGCAATTCGGAAAATCAACCCGCAGGCGGATCTGATCGTTGCGGGCGAACGGTACCCGGCGCGGGTGCTCTTGAAACGGAAGCTGTACGCCTCCGGGAAAAACGCCGCGTACGTCGGCGCGCAGGCGCTTCTGGCGCTGACCGCCGCCGTGGACGAAAACGAGCCCCAGAGCTTTACCGTGGCGACGGTGGCGGGCGACGGGGTGGAGCACTGGCGGAACCTGCGGGTGCGTATCGGCACGCCGCTGAAATTTCTGCTGGACGCCTGCGAAGCGAGCGAAAAGACAAAGGTGGTCATCACCGGTTCTTCCGTTACGGGGAAGGCCGTCACCGACCTGTCCGAGCCGGTCACGGCGGCGACGCGCTGTGTGATCGCGCTGCGAAAACCCCCCAGAAACAAGACCTATCCCTGCATCGGCTGTGAGAAATGCGAGCGGGCGTGCCCGCGCGGCATTGTGCCGTGGAAAGTTTTAAGGGAGATACAAAGCGCCAGCCCGGACCCTGTCAGGATGCTGAACGTGCAGAAATGCATCGGCTGCTCGGCCTGCGCCGTCGCCTGCCCTTCCGGAATCGATCTGCGCGCCGCCGTTTCGAAGGCGGCGGCCTATAAGAAAAGCGGTGACTTCGATTGA
- a CDS encoding Rnf-Nqr domain containing protein has translation MNTFVQMLLAALLAVSTENILFAGGIGFSRVLRAGRRPKMLGMYSAFVTVFTLISMAAAYFLSPLLAGSQTLVVLRPALLAFCSAAAYLIAAFVLKTFSARFYRKYGQILAPAAMNTVVLSMPYVLKSLKLALPDAVGFALGTGAAFFLAALVFSHTPEICRNPDMPKAFGGLPAVLIYVGILSMAFAGFTGGKLF, from the coding sequence ATGAACACCTTTGTACAGATGCTTTTGGCCGCGCTTCTGGCGGTCAGCACGGAAAATATCCTGTTTGCCGGGGGCATTGGGTTCAGCCGCGTGCTCCGCGCGGGGCGCAGGCCGAAAATGCTCGGAATGTATTCTGCCTTCGTGACGGTTTTTACGCTGATTTCCATGGCCGCGGCTTATTTTCTCAGCCCGCTGCTTGCGGGCAGCCAGACGCTGGTTGTCCTGCGGCCGGCCCTGCTGGCTTTTTGCAGCGCGGCCGCCTATCTGATCGCGGCGTTTGTCCTGAAAACCTTTTCCGCGCGGTTTTACAGGAAATACGGGCAGATTCTGGCCCCGGCGGCAATGAATACGGTCGTGCTCTCCATGCCGTACGTGCTGAAAAGCCTGAAGCTCGCTTTGCCGGACGCCGTCGGCTTTGCCCTCGGTACGGGCGCGGCGTTCTTTCTGGCCGCCCTCGTTTTTTCCCATACGCCGGAAATCTGCAGGAACCCGGATATGCCCAAAGCGTTCGGCGGGCTGCCCGCCGTGCTGATCTACGTCGGGATCCTGTCCATGGCCTTCGCGGGCTTTACCGGCGGAAAGCTGTTTTAA
- the infB gene encoding translation initiation factor IF-2: protein MMMKYRVHEVAKDLNVPNKDVIDTLEKYTGETKKHMTALNESELDLVFETFTQKNSSESLDTYFAQANRNETVVEPEKPDVIIQPQKPAPRPPVQQQARAPRPAQGAQQRPGAQARPAQSAQGSVPPTRKAVKPGKITPVGPKAPQQHKTPAAPRPQQSTMQRRPQPSGDSGSAIKRTEGRIVDTRSSHVELDKYNEKYDRLASEKINTNNTVQKQKLTQRSSQYRGRPRNSRKETEAERLRRIALERKAKPITIQIPEEITVGELALRLKATAAEVIKKLMALGVFAAVNDTVDFDTASLAAMEFHAKVEKEVVVTIEEQIIDDSEDKDDNLVPRAPVVVVMGHVDHGKTSLLDAIRHANVTASEAGGITQHIGAYQVKLGKRDVTFLDTPGHAAFTTMRARGAQVTDIAVLVVAADDGIMPQTVEAIHHAKAAEVSIIVAINKMDKPGANPQHVMEQLTEYDLVPEEWGGDTPCIPVSAVKKTGIKDLLEMIILTADMKELKANPDRAAKGTVIEARLDKGRGPIATMLVQNGTLRTGDIIVAGTTVGRVRAMTNADGQKIEQAGPSVPVEITGLDDVPTGGDIFNAVSDERLARELVEQRRTELKEERFNSRTKVTLDNLFDQMKQGDMKELQIIVKADVQGSVEAVRQSLEKLGNEEVRVNVIHGGVGAISESDVMLASASNAIIVGFNVRPDPVAEENAKRDGVDMRLYRIIYDCIDEIESAMKGMLAPKFRELPLGKAECREVYKITNVGTVAGAHVTTGKITRVAQIRVVRDGIVITEDKIASLRRFKDDVKEVAEGYDCGIGLERFNDIKEGDILEAFVMEEYRD, encoded by the coding sequence ATGATGATGAAATACAGGGTCCATGAGGTGGCAAAGGATTTGAACGTCCCGAATAAGGATGTCATTGATACTTTGGAGAAGTATACCGGCGAAACAAAAAAACATATGACGGCTCTCAACGAAAGCGAACTCGATCTCGTTTTTGAAACGTTTACACAGAAGAACAGCAGCGAAAGCCTTGACACGTATTTCGCTCAGGCGAACCGGAACGAGACCGTCGTGGAGCCGGAAAAGCCGGATGTCATCATCCAGCCGCAGAAGCCCGCGCCCCGTCCGCCCGTACAGCAGCAGGCCAGGGCTCCGCGTCCGGCGCAGGGAGCGCAGCAGCGGCCCGGAGCTCAGGCACGCCCCGCACAGAGTGCGCAGGGCTCTGTCCCGCCTACGCGCAAGGCCGTAAAGCCGGGCAAGATTACGCCGGTCGGACCCAAGGCCCCCCAGCAGCACAAGACCCCCGCGGCGCCCAGACCGCAGCAGAGCACCATGCAGAGAAGACCGCAGCCGTCCGGCGACTCCGGCAGCGCGATCAAACGCACCGAGGGCAGGATTGTCGATACGAGATCGTCCCATGTGGAGCTTGATAAATACAACGAAAAATACGACCGTCTCGCTTCCGAGAAAATCAACACGAACAATACCGTGCAGAAGCAGAAGCTGACCCAGCGCAGCTCCCAGTACCGCGGCAGGCCGAGGAATTCCCGCAAGGAGACCGAGGCCGAGCGTCTGCGCCGCATCGCGCTGGAGCGCAAGGCGAAACCGATCACCATCCAGATTCCGGAGGAGATTACGGTCGGCGAGCTGGCGCTCCGCCTGAAGGCCACCGCCGCCGAGGTCATCAAGAAGCTGATGGCTCTGGGCGTGTTTGCCGCCGTCAACGACACCGTCGACTTCGACACCGCTTCCCTCGCCGCCATGGAATTCCACGCGAAGGTGGAAAAGGAAGTCGTCGTCACCATTGAGGAACAGATCATCGACGACAGCGAGGACAAGGACGACAACCTCGTGCCGCGCGCGCCCGTTGTGGTCGTCATGGGCCACGTCGACCACGGCAAGACGTCCCTTCTGGACGCCATCCGCCACGCGAACGTCACCGCCTCCGAGGCCGGCGGCATTACCCAGCACATCGGCGCGTACCAGGTAAAGCTGGGCAAGCGCGACGTCACCTTCCTGGACACCCCGGGCCACGCAGCGTTTACCACCATGCGCGCCAGAGGCGCGCAGGTAACGGATATCGCCGTTCTGGTGGTCGCCGCGGACGACGGCATCATGCCGCAGACCGTGGAGGCGATCCATCACGCCAAGGCCGCGGAGGTTTCCATCATCGTCGCGATCAACAAAATGGATAAGCCGGGCGCAAACCCGCAGCATGTCATGGAACAGCTGACGGAGTACGACCTTGTTCCGGAGGAATGGGGCGGCGACACGCCGTGCATCCCGGTTTCCGCCGTGAAGAAGACCGGCATCAAGGACCTTCTGGAAATGATCATCCTGACGGCGGACATGAAGGAGCTGAAGGCCAACCCGGACCGCGCCGCAAAGGGCACCGTGATTGAGGCAAGGCTTGACAAGGGCCGCGGCCCGATTGCGACCATGCTGGTCCAGAACGGGACGCTCCGCACCGGCGATATCATTGTCGCCGGCACCACCGTGGGCCGCGTGCGCGCCATGACGAACGCGGACGGGCAGAAGATCGAGCAGGCGGGCCCGAGCGTCCCGGTGGAGATCACCGGCCTTGACGACGTGCCGACCGGCGGCGATATCTTCAACGCCGTGTCCGACGAGCGCCTCGCAAGGGAGCTGGTGGAGCAGCGCCGCACCGAGCTGAAGGAAGAGCGTTTCAACTCCCGCACCAAGGTCACCCTTGACAATCTGTTCGACCAGATGAAGCAGGGCGATATGAAGGAGCTGCAGATCATTGTAAAGGCCGATGTGCAGGGCTCCGTGGAAGCGGTCCGCCAGTCGCTGGAGAAGCTGGGCAACGAGGAAGTCCGCGTCAACGTCATTCACGGCGGCGTGGGCGCGATCAGCGAATCCGATGTCATGCTCGCTTCCGCTTCCAACGCCATTATCGTCGGCTTTAACGTGCGGCCCGACCCGGTCGCCGAGGAAAACGCCAAGCGCGACGGCGTGGATATGCGTTTGTACCGCATCATCTACGACTGTATCGACGAAATCGAGTCCGCCATGAAGGGCATGCTTGCGCCGAAATTCCGCGAACTGCCCCTGGGCAAGGCCGAGTGCCGCGAGGTCTATAAAATCACCAATGTGGGTACCGTTGCGGGCGCCCACGTTACGACGGGCAAAATCACCCGCGTCGCACAGATTCGCGTTGTGCGCGACGGGATTGTCATCACGGAGGATAAGATCGCTTCCCTGCGCCGTTTCAAGGACGACGTGAAAGAGGTCGCCGAGGGCTACGACTGCGGCATCGGTCTCGAGCGCTTCAACGACATCAAGGAAGGGGATATCCTGGAAGCCTTTGTGATGGAGGAATACAGGGACTGA
- a CDS encoding stage V sporulation T C-terminal domain-containing protein: MKATGIVRRIDDLGRVVIPKEIRRTLRIREGDALEIFTDTQGGVIFKKYSPVGELSTFAGQYADVLSKAINAPAIICDRDHVVAAAGVSRKEFLERRVTPELEECMQSRTNFISKGKSAFRPVEGVDRTAEVVYPIIASSDVTGAVVLLGNDGDEVPTESETKLAQVAASFLGKQMEE; encoded by the coding sequence TTGAAAGCCACAGGAATAGTCAGAAGAATTGATGATTTAGGCCGCGTTGTCATCCCAAAGGAGATACGCCGCACGCTTCGCATACGCGAAGGCGACGCGCTTGAAATTTTTACCGATACGCAGGGAGGGGTCATTTTTAAAAAATACTCGCCTGTGGGCGAGCTTTCCACCTTCGCCGGGCAGTACGCGGATGTACTGAGCAAAGCGATCAACGCGCCCGCCATTATCTGTGACCGCGACCATGTCGTCGCGGCGGCCGGCGTTTCGCGCAAGGAATTTCTGGAGCGCCGCGTGACCCCCGAGCTTGAGGAATGCATGCAGAGCCGCACGAATTTTATCAGCAAGGGAAAGTCCGCGTTCCGGCCCGTGGAGGGTGTGGACAGGACGGCGGAAGTCGTTTATCCCATCATCGCTTCCAGCGACGTGACCGGGGCGGTAGTCCTGCTCGGAAACGACGGCGACGAGGTTCCCACGGAAAGTGAAACCAAGCTCGCGCAGGTCGCAGCATCCTTCTTGGGAAAACAGATGGAGGAATAA
- a CDS encoding L7Ae/L30e/S12e/Gadd45 family ribosomal protein produces MNEKILHLLGIARRAGRLSLGNDAAIESLRKGSAALILLAADLSPRTAGGVRRAAKEEGTAVVICGAVMDEISMALGKRTGVVAVNDAGFAKKLLELSRAQAATE; encoded by the coding sequence ATGAATGAAAAAATCTTACATCTTCTCGGCATTGCCCGCCGGGCCGGAAGGCTTTCGCTCGGCAATGACGCGGCGATCGAATCGCTGAGGAAGGGAAGCGCCGCGCTGATACTGCTGGCGGCGGACCTTTCCCCCCGAACCGCCGGAGGCGTCCGGCGGGCGGCCAAAGAAGAAGGAACCGCGGTGGTTATCTGCGGGGCGGTAATGGACGAAATCAGCATGGCTCTTGGGAAGCGAACCGGAGTTGTAGCGGTGAATGACGCAGGGTTCGCTAAAAAGCTGCTTGAGCTTTCCCGGGCACAGGCGGCCACAGAGTAA
- the rbfA gene encoding 30S ribosome-binding factor RbfA: MASHRMGRTTEDIKRELTAIFRELKDPRVQGLISIVRVDVTSDLSYCTVFVSAMEGMERAKQAVTGLKSASGFIRHELGARLQLRHVPELTFKATDSIEYSANISRMLNDLRGDKK, encoded by the coding sequence ATGGCCAGCCACAGAATGGGACGGACGACCGAGGATATCAAAAGGGAGCTGACGGCAATCTTCCGCGAGCTGAAAGACCCGCGGGTACAGGGGCTGATCAGTATTGTCCGGGTGGACGTCACAAGCGATTTATCTTACTGCACGGTTTTTGTCAGCGCAATGGAGGGGATGGAGCGGGCGAAGCAGGCCGTTACCGGCCTGAAATCGGCGTCCGGCTTTATCCGTCACGAGCTTGGCGCGCGGCTTCAGCTCAGGCATGTGCCGGAGCTTACCTTCAAAGCGACCGACTCCATCGAATACAGCGCGAATATTTCGCGGATGCTCAACGATTTAAGAGGTGATAAAAAATGA
- a CDS encoding Rnf-Nqr domain containing protein — translation MTNKKTLLRETGTIFLNGAFFKNPVLVGALGLYPVVAGGYNMRNAVELSLLFLFLTLPLSLLFCLVGEMVPLWIRPGLVLTVSAVLYLPAAWLTEKLLPGSVTALGMFAALMIGNSMILSRANDYAPTHIGWAVAADALGCSAGFAAVVCLSAAVRELWLKGSLWHTNMGVYGTADAGVSLPFFGFLLLGFFAAFVQWVNEKRGKKGGRRRVPRI, via the coding sequence ATGACGAATAAGAAAACCCTGCTGCGCGAAACGGGCACGATCTTTTTGAACGGAGCGTTTTTCAAAAACCCCGTTCTGGTGGGCGCGCTCGGGCTTTACCCCGTTGTTGCGGGCGGCTACAATATGAGGAACGCCGTTGAGCTGTCCCTCCTGTTCCTTTTCCTGACCCTGCCGCTGTCCCTTTTGTTCTGCCTGGTGGGGGAAATGGTGCCCCTGTGGATCCGTCCGGGGCTGGTCCTGACGGTTTCCGCGGTCCTGTATCTGCCCGCCGCGTGGCTGACGGAAAAGCTGCTCCCCGGGTCGGTGACCGCCCTGGGCATGTTCGCCGCTCTGATGATCGGCAACTCCATGATCCTTTCCCGCGCGAACGACTACGCGCCCACCCACATCGGCTGGGCGGTGGCCGCGGACGCTCTGGGGTGTTCCGCCGGCTTTGCCGCGGTCGTCTGCCTGAGCGCCGCCGTCCGGGAGCTCTGGCTCAAGGGAAGCCTGTGGCACACCAACATGGGGGTGTACGGCACCGCCGACGCGGGCGTTTCCCTGCCGTTTTTCGGCTTCCTCCTGCTGGGGTTTTTCGCCGCGTTCGTCCAGTGGGTCAATGAAAAGCGCGGTAAAAAAGGCGGCAGAAGGAGGGTGCCCCGCATATGA
- a CDS encoding RnfABCDGE type electron transport complex subunit D has protein sequence MTLNEARAPFVKSEASVASMMRDVLFALAMLLVLPVVHYGPRPLVTAGVTMLACAVCEIAFSLIQTKSISLSDGSSLVTGMMITMLMPLNAPLWLPCAAAAFAILAAKMPFGSIGHTPFNPAASGVAFAVLCWPKEMFSYFDPAAAQTIPPYRDFAAVLAPSPAAVLKSGLKPGILPLDMLWGVFPGPLGTTGILVICACGLFLFLKRTARWEITASFLAAAVLIAAFFPRIACGPLTSVKYELMSGSLLFCSVFMVTDPVTAPHRIPGRIFYGAFAGFLVMMFRRFGAFEQGAVFAVIIANAATPQIDSLLLGALRLGEEPYDE, from the coding sequence TTGACGTTGAATGAAGCGAGAGCGCCTTTTGTAAAAAGCGAAGCCTCCGTAGCCTCCATGATGCGCGACGTGCTGTTCGCGCTTGCCATGCTGCTCGTCCTGCCCGTGGTGCACTACGGGCCGCGCCCGCTCGTGACGGCGGGCGTGACCATGCTGGCCTGTGCGGTCTGTGAGATTGCGTTCAGCCTGATCCAGACAAAGAGCATCAGCCTTTCCGACGGGTCCTCCCTTGTCACGGGGATGATGATCACCATGCTGATGCCGCTCAACGCCCCCCTGTGGCTGCCCTGCGCGGCGGCCGCCTTTGCGATTCTGGCCGCGAAGATGCCGTTCGGCTCCATCGGTCATACGCCGTTTAATCCGGCGGCGTCGGGCGTCGCCTTTGCCGTGCTGTGCTGGCCGAAGGAGATGTTTTCCTATTTCGACCCGGCGGCCGCCCAGACGATTCCCCCGTATCGGGACTTTGCCGCGGTGCTGGCCCCTTCGCCCGCCGCCGTTTTAAAAAGCGGGCTGAAGCCGGGCATCCTGCCGCTCGACATGCTGTGGGGCGTGTTTCCCGGCCCGCTGGGAACGACCGGAATCCTGGTGATCTGCGCCTGCGGGCTTTTCCTGTTCCTGAAACGCACGGCAAGGTGGGAGATCACGGCTTCGTTTCTGGCCGCCGCCGTGCTGATCGCGGCGTTTTTCCCCAGAATCGCGTGCGGCCCGCTGACCTCTGTGAAATACGAGCTGATGTCGGGGTCCCTGCTTTTCTGTTCCGTATTCATGGTCACCGACCCGGTGACCGCCCCGCACAGGATCCCGGGACGCATTTTTTACGGCGCCTTTGCCGGTTTTCTGGTGATGATGTTCCGCCGCTTCGGCGCGTTTGAACAGGGGGCCGTCTTCGCCGTCATCATTGCCAACGCCGCAACCCCGCAGATTGATTCTCTGCTGCTGGGGGCGCTGAGACTGGGGGAGGAACCGTATGACGAATAA
- the rpe gene encoding ribulose-phosphate 3-epimerase: MLIAPSVLSSDFSQLGNEVRRMDLCGADWIHLDVMDGHFVPNLTFGAPVIRAVRGFTEKPFDVHLMIDEPLRYVPDFLDAGADIITFHIESKSDTEKTLKTIRAGGAKPALSVKPGTPAETLFPYLDKLYMVLVMTVEPGFGGQRFMEDMMEKIRTLKARRPELLVQVDGGINPSTIRTAAQAGADVCVAGTSVFKAENAAQAIRDLKAAAGQK, from the coding sequence ATGCTAATAGCGCCTTCGGTGCTTTCCTCGGATTTTTCACAGCTTGGAAATGAAGTAAGGAGAATGGATCTCTGCGGCGCGGACTGGATCCATCTGGATGTAATGGATGGGCATTTTGTGCCAAACCTGACTTTCGGTGCGCCGGTGATCAGGGCCGTGCGCGGATTTACGGAAAAACCTTTTGACGTGCATCTGATGATCGATGAACCGCTCCGGTATGTCCCTGATTTTTTAGACGCCGGAGCGGATATTATTACTTTTCATATAGAATCGAAATCCGACACGGAAAAAACGCTGAAAACCATCCGCGCGGGCGGCGCGAAGCCGGCGCTGTCCGTAAAGCCGGGCACTCCCGCAGAAACACTGTTCCCGTATCTGGACAAGCTGTACATGGTGCTTGTCATGACGGTGGAGCCGGGGTTCGGCGGCCAGCGCTTTATGGAGGACATGATGGAAAAGATCCGGACGCTGAAAGCCCGCAGGCCGGAGCTGCTGGTTCAGGTGGACGGCGGAATCAATCCCTCCACCATCCGGACGGCCGCACAGGCGGGCGCGGATGTGTGCGTGGCGGGGACAAGCGTATTCAAGGCGGAGAATGCCGCACAGGCGATCCGGGACCTGAAAGCGGCGGCCGGGCAAAAATAG
- the rnpM gene encoding RNase P modulator RnpM, producing MHERKVPMRMCSGCGEMKPKKELVRVVKSPEQEISLDLTGRRPGRGAYVCRSIDCLKAARKARRFEKAFSCKIPDEVFDRMEEEISRNE from the coding sequence ATGCATGAAAGAAAAGTACCGATGCGGATGTGCTCGGGGTGCGGAGAGATGAAACCGAAAAAAGAGCTTGTGCGGGTGGTAAAATCGCCCGAACAGGAAATATCTCTTGATTTGACAGGACGCAGGCCGGGGCGCGGCGCATATGTGTGCAGGAGCATAGACTGCCTGAAAGCGGCGCGAAAGGCGAGAAGATTTGAAAAAGCCTTCTCCTGCAAAATCCCCGACGAGGTATTTGACCGTATGGAGGAGGAAATCAGCCGGAATGAATGA